In a single window of the Acinetobacter sp. CS-2 genome:
- the nusA gene encoding transcription termination factor NusA, whose amino-acid sequence MAREILTVVETVSNEKGVPREAIFEALEQALVAATKKKFYEGTNSEEARLRVEIDRKTGDYRTFRQWEVVADEDHEMPACQDAISDVDPAKWSIGDIRELEVESIDFGRIAAQIAKQVIVQKIREAERALVADAYESKVGELIYGEVKKQTKDGFIIDLGDNAEAYLAREEMIPKEILRPKQRVNAILYSVNREGRGAQLLLSRARPEMLIALMKKEIPEISEEIIEIKAAARQPGVRAKIAVKTNDHRIDPVGACIGMRGTRIQAVQSELNGERIDVVVWSDDPAQYIASALEPADVSSIVIDEDVHSADIIFAASDQLARAIGSQGQNVRLASELTGYKLDMMLEEEFYARQQNEAQQYLDMFVTRLDIEEDLAMALVEMGFTSLEEIAYVPAETFDEIELDAETVELLQSRAKEITLADALKQQENIQEPSAELVAMQGMTQEIAYALAARGVVTVDDLADQATDDIEDIEGLGTEKAGQLIMKARESWFN is encoded by the coding sequence ATGGCACGTGAAATTCTTACCGTAGTAGAAACGGTTAGTAACGAAAAAGGTGTACCTCGTGAAGCGATCTTTGAAGCGCTAGAACAAGCGCTTGTTGCTGCGACTAAAAAGAAATTTTATGAAGGCACAAACTCGGAAGAAGCACGTTTACGTGTGGAAATCGATCGTAAAACAGGTGATTACCGTACTTTCCGTCAATGGGAAGTGGTGGCTGATGAAGATCACGAAATGCCGGCATGTCAGGATGCAATTTCGGATGTGGATCCTGCCAAATGGTCTATTGGTGACATTCGTGAACTCGAAGTGGAATCGATCGACTTCGGCCGAATTGCTGCGCAAATTGCCAAACAGGTGATCGTGCAAAAAATTCGTGAAGCTGAACGTGCTCTGGTTGCTGATGCCTATGAATCTAAAGTCGGTGAACTCATCTACGGTGAAGTGAAAAAGCAAACCAAAGATGGCTTTATTATTGACTTGGGTGACAATGCGGAAGCTTATCTTGCCCGTGAAGAGATGATTCCTAAAGAAATTCTTCGTCCGAAGCAACGTGTAAACGCGATTTTATATAGCGTGAACCGTGAAGGTCGCGGTGCACAACTGTTATTGTCACGTGCACGTCCTGAAATGCTGATTGCATTGATGAAAAAAGAAATTCCTGAAATTTCTGAAGAAATCATCGAAATTAAAGCAGCTGCACGCCAGCCGGGTGTTCGTGCTAAAATTGCTGTGAAAACCAACGATCACCGTATTGATCCTGTAGGTGCATGTATTGGTATGCGTGGTACACGTATCCAGGCTGTACAGTCAGAACTCAATGGTGAACGTATTGATGTGGTGGTGTGGTCTGATGATCCGGCACAGTACATTGCTAGTGCGCTAGAACCTGCAGATGTATCCAGTATTGTGATTGATGAAGATGTTCACAGTGCAGATATCATTTTTGCGGCGAGCGATCAGTTGGCACGTGCTATTGGTTCACAAGGTCAAAATGTCCGTTTAGCCTCTGAATTGACTGGCTACAAATTGGATATGATGCTCGAAGAGGAATTCTACGCACGTCAACAAAATGAAGCTCAACAATATCTCGACATGTTTGTCACCCGTCTGGATATTGAAGAAGACTTGGCAATGGCTTTGGTTGAAATGGGCTTTACTTCTTTGGAAGAAATTGCTTATGTTCCAGCTGAAACATTTGATGAAATCGAACTGGATGCTGAAACAGTTGAATTATTGCAAAGCCGTGCGAAGGAAATTACCTTGGCTGATGCATTGAAACAACAAGAAAACATTCAAGAACCAAGTGCTGAACTTGTGGCAATGCAAGGGATGACACAGGAAATCGCATATGCCCTTGCGGCTCGCGGTGTGGTGACTGTAGATGATTTAGCTGACCAAGCCACTGACGATATTGAAGACATTGAAGGTTTAGGTACGGAAAAAGCGGGTCAACTTATTATGAAAGCGCGCGAATCATGGTTTAACTAG
- the infB gene encoding translation initiation factor IF-2: MTDKSIKELALSVDRPVEKLLEQVRDAGLPQRKAEDIISTEQQNTLVNHLKKVHGQDDGNAGKITLKRKTTSTAKVASTSGKAKTINVEVRKKHTFVKPDPEQIKAEALAKAQAEQNSREVEQKPAAKAEEPKQQPESKAKQALEAMRAAAKQETAKQEVPKAAVVVKRKSNNKPIVKQPVKVTETPEQKKAREAQAAQLKAVEEAARRKSAEEAQQRTLEQMRQMASKYSSEDATATIRVIDDSPLAAGLVGQAYEDSFAKEDREIKRGGNTTNARAPKKGGRRGEEQSFRDNSHKRGLKSSQANKHGFEKPVKKQIYDVEIGSTIIVADLAAKMAVKVREVIKALMKMGELVTQNQAIDQEIAALVVEEMGHNPVLVSDTQAEDNLLEAAEEARGAQTTRAPVVTIMGHVDHGKTSLLDRIRRTKVAAGEAGGITQHIGAYHVKTDKGIITFLDTPGHAAFTAMRSRGAKATDIVVLVVAADDGVMPQTAEAIDHARAAGTPIIVAINKMDKESADPDRVLNELTTKQIVPEQWGGDVPVAMVSAHSGQGIDELLDLISIQAELLELKASEEGAAQGVVIEARVDNSRGAVTSILVQNGTLNVGDLVLAGSSYGRVRAMVDENGQRIKSAGPSIPVEILGLPEAPMAGDEVLVVNDEKKAREVADARMDRERQKRLERQSAMRLENIMASMGKKDVPIVNVVLKTDVRGTLEALHVALAELATDEVKVRIIGSGVGAITESDVTLAESSEAVLLGFNVRADNTARQKADEDGIDIRYYSIIYQLIDDVKAAMSGKLAPEHRETILGVAEVREVFHSSKFGAAAGCMVLEGVLHRNKPIRILRDDVVVFQGELESLRRYKEVVEEVRAGMECGLAVKGYKDIKAQDKIEVYDVQLIKRSL, from the coding sequence ATGACGGACAAGTCGATTAAAGAGTTGGCTCTCAGCGTGGATCGCCCCGTTGAGAAGCTCCTAGAGCAGGTTCGTGACGCAGGTTTACCCCAACGTAAAGCTGAAGATATTATTTCCACTGAACAACAAAATACCCTCGTTAACCATTTGAAGAAAGTTCATGGTCAGGACGATGGGAATGCAGGAAAAATCACGTTGAAACGTAAAACAACCAGTACTGCTAAAGTGGCCAGTACATCAGGTAAGGCGAAAACAATTAATGTAGAAGTTCGTAAGAAGCATACATTTGTTAAGCCAGATCCGGAACAGATTAAAGCTGAAGCTTTAGCGAAGGCACAAGCCGAACAGAATTCGCGTGAAGTTGAGCAAAAGCCAGCAGCGAAAGCTGAAGAACCTAAGCAACAACCTGAATCTAAAGCAAAACAGGCTTTAGAAGCAATGCGTGCAGCAGCGAAGCAAGAAACTGCGAAGCAAGAAGTACCAAAAGCAGCGGTTGTGGTAAAACGCAAGTCAAACAACAAGCCGATTGTAAAACAGCCGGTTAAAGTGACTGAAACACCAGAACAGAAGAAAGCACGTGAAGCACAAGCTGCACAGTTAAAAGCAGTTGAAGAAGCAGCACGTCGTAAATCGGCTGAAGAAGCACAACAACGTACGCTTGAACAAATGCGTCAAATGGCTTCCAAGTATTCTTCTGAAGATGCCACGGCAACAATTCGTGTGATTGATGATTCTCCACTGGCTGCCGGTCTGGTTGGTCAGGCGTATGAAGATTCTTTTGCGAAAGAAGACCGTGAAATTAAACGTGGTGGCAATACCACCAATGCGCGTGCACCGAAAAAAGGTGGCCGTCGTGGCGAAGAGCAATCTTTCCGTGATAACTCGCATAAACGCGGTTTAAAATCAAGTCAGGCGAACAAGCATGGCTTTGAAAAACCAGTTAAAAAACAAATTTATGATGTTGAAATCGGCTCAACCATCATCGTAGCTGACTTAGCTGCGAAAATGGCAGTGAAGGTGCGTGAAGTTATCAAGGCACTCATGAAAATGGGTGAATTGGTTACTCAGAATCAGGCGATTGATCAAGAGATTGCAGCGCTTGTGGTGGAAGAAATGGGTCATAACCCAGTTCTAGTTTCTGATACTCAGGCTGAAGACAACTTGCTTGAAGCAGCTGAAGAAGCACGTGGTGCTCAAACGACTCGTGCTCCTGTCGTAACCATCATGGGCCACGTTGACCATGGTAAAACATCGCTGCTTGACCGTATCCGTCGTACCAAAGTGGCTGCAGGCGAAGCGGGTGGTATTACCCAGCATATCGGTGCTTATCACGTTAAAACGGATAAAGGCATTATCACTTTCTTGGATACCCCGGGACACGCAGCGTTTACCGCAATGCGTTCACGTGGTGCGAAAGCGACTGATATCGTGGTGCTGGTTGTTGCAGCGGATGATGGTGTAATGCCACAAACTGCGGAAGCGATTGACCATGCACGTGCTGCTGGTACGCCAATCATTGTTGCAATTAACAAGATGGATAAAGAGTCTGCCGATCCTGACCGTGTATTGAATGAATTGACCACGAAACAGATCGTACCTGAACAATGGGGCGGTGATGTACCTGTTGCCATGGTTTCAGCACACTCAGGTCAAGGTATTGATGAACTTCTAGACCTGATTTCAATTCAAGCAGAATTGCTAGAGTTGAAAGCATCTGAAGAAGGTGCTGCTCAAGGTGTGGTCATTGAAGCACGTGTAGACAACAGCCGTGGTGCGGTAACGTCTATCTTGGTTCAAAACGGTACATTGAATGTAGGTGATCTTGTCCTTGCAGGTTCATCTTACGGTCGCGTTCGTGCGATGGTGGATGAAAATGGTCAACGTATCAAATCTGCGGGTCCATCAATTCCTGTAGAGATCTTGGGTCTTCCGGAAGCACCAATGGCCGGTGACGAAGTTCTTGTTGTGAATGACGAGAAAAAAGCACGTGAAGTTGCCGATGCGCGTATGGATCGTGAACGTCAAAAACGTCTTGAACGTCAATCTGCAATGCGTCTTGAGAACATAATGGCATCGATGGGCAAGAAAGATGTGCCTATCGTGAACGTTGTACTCAAAACTGACGTGCGCGGTACTTTGGAAGCATTACACGTGGCACTTGCCGAACTGGCAACTGATGAAGTGAAAGTACGTATTATTGGTTCAGGTGTCGGTGCAATCACTGAGTCTGACGTAACGCTGGCTGAATCTTCTGAAGCGGTATTGCTTGGCTTTAACGTTCGTGCCGACAATACTGCGCGTCAAAAAGCCGATGAAGACGGTATCGACATTCGTTACTACAGCATCATCTATCAATTGATTGATGACGTGAAAGCAGCAATGAGCGGTAAACTTGCTCCTGAACACCGTGAAACAATTCTGGGTGTGGCTGAAGTGCGTGAAGTGTTCCACTCAAGCAAATTCGGTGCGGCTGCAGGTTGTATGGTACTTGAAGGTGTATTGCACCGTAATAAACCAATCCGTATTCTTCGTGATGACGTGGTGGTGTTCCAAGGTGAGCTTGAATCTCTTCGTCGCTATAAAGAAGTGGTGGAAGAAGTTCGTGCCGGTATGGAATGTGGTCTTGCAGTGAAAGGCTATAAAGACATCAAAGCACAAGACAAGATCGAAGTGTATGATGTTCAATTGATTAAACGGAGTCTTTAA
- a CDS encoding Na+/H+ antiporter subunit G, with the protein MQLLMEILVSIFLLIGSFFMLVGGIGMVRLPDLFMRLHAPTKSSTLGLGSFLIAAMIFSAFQGRVGFAELLLTLLAFITAPVSANLMAQAALHLRLRSTSGEVPEALERPLPWQRTRRRNPKTENDSHNDVS; encoded by the coding sequence ATGCAACTTCTCATGGAAATCCTGGTCTCAATTTTTTTGTTGATTGGCTCATTCTTCATGCTGGTGGGCGGCATTGGGATGGTTCGTCTGCCCGATTTATTTATGCGCCTGCATGCGCCGACCAAATCCAGTACCCTGGGTCTGGGCAGTTTCCTGATTGCTGCCATGATCTTTTCAGCCTTTCAGGGACGCGTTGGTTTTGCCGAACTGTTATTGACTTTGCTGGCATTCATTACTGCACCCGTGTCTGCAAATCTTATGGCACAGGCAGCACTGCATTTACGTTTACGCTCAACCAGTGGTGAAGTACCTGAAGCACTTGAACGTCCCTTACCCTGGCAGCGTACCCGGCGTCGCAATCCCAAAACAGAAAATGATTCACATAATGATGTCAGCTAA
- a CDS encoding monovalent cation/H+ antiporter subunit D, with protein sequence MNAFIQFWTEHTPIFSILIPAFTGFLLVLLGNPGKGSLAHDWRQPWRRGISYVSSILGLSTAIVYLIFASSGQISTYNLGEWAAPFGIVLVLDQLSALMLVLTYALATPILWFASHAWDTQGRYFHAMFHFLLMGLCGAFLTGDLFNLFVFFEILLMASYVLLLHGQGKARFQLGIHYVTINLLASALFLIGLGMIYGSIGSLNMTDIARLIPLLEPDQHILAVAGGLLLFVVFGIKAAMLPVGFWLPKTYAVATTPVAAIFTIMTKVGIYAILRVNGTIFDDDFSQDILANWLLPIGLVTSIYGVIGAIGAERLRRFVGFMILSSIGTLLIAISLFNTLAWAAGLYYLVHSTIIGAAFYLLCGWITSQRSTFKDHFNIAPKMKQHKAVSLTFFFIALMMAGLPPFSGFLGKVFILQATSHSPYQGVIIAVVLLVSLLSIIAFTRVGFILFWRASKPEDQAETEAFKAYQAIPNHAPIRNDKTIYLLLSGLVLYMVCANPIQQYMFKTAEQIQNNAVYEDVILHKDDLNQVISVQPYNPENLPETKYGGETVDPNAHLIPYIISKKTLEGEHISEYKQRQIRQQQDQQATDPDDAKLKPMEP encoded by the coding sequence ATGAATGCATTCATCCAGTTCTGGACTGAACACACCCCAATATTTAGCATTTTAATTCCGGCATTTACCGGTTTCTTACTGGTTCTTTTGGGCAATCCCGGCAAAGGTTCATTAGCACACGACTGGCGACAACCTTGGCGTCGTGGCATTAGTTATGTCTCGTCAATCCTGGGCTTAAGCACTGCCATCGTGTATTTAATCTTCGCCAGCAGCGGACAAATCAGTACCTATAACCTCGGTGAATGGGCTGCCCCGTTCGGTATTGTGCTGGTTCTGGATCAGCTTTCCGCACTGATGCTGGTGCTGACCTACGCTCTGGCTACACCCATCTTATGGTTTGCCAGTCATGCATGGGATACTCAAGGGCGTTATTTCCATGCCATGTTCCATTTTTTGCTCATGGGCTTGTGCGGTGCATTCCTGACCGGGGATTTATTTAATTTATTCGTATTCTTTGAAATCCTGTTGATGGCCTCTTATGTCCTGCTGCTACACGGACAAGGCAAGGCCCGTTTTCAACTCGGTATTCACTACGTCACTATAAACCTGTTGGCCTCTGCACTGTTCCTGATTGGTCTAGGCATGATCTACGGCAGTATCGGCAGTTTAAACATGACCGATATTGCACGTTTAATCCCGCTGCTAGAACCAGATCAGCATATCCTGGCCGTTGCAGGCGGCTTGTTGTTATTTGTGGTCTTTGGCATCAAGGCTGCAATGTTACCAGTCGGTTTTTGGCTACCGAAAACCTATGCCGTAGCCACCACTCCGGTCGCTGCCATTTTCACCATTATGACCAAAGTGGGGATCTATGCCATTCTTCGAGTCAATGGCACGATTTTTGATGATGATTTCAGTCAGGATATTCTGGCAAACTGGTTACTTCCGATCGGTTTGGTCACCTCGATTTATGGCGTGATTGGTGCCATTGGCGCGGAGCGTTTACGCCGTTTTGTCGGCTTTATGATTTTATCTTCGATTGGCACGCTGCTGATTGCCATTTCATTATTTAATACTTTGGCCTGGGCTGCAGGACTGTACTATCTGGTGCATAGCACCATTATTGGCGCTGCCTTTTATCTGCTTTGTGGCTGGATTACCTCACAGCGCAGTACATTCAAAGATCATTTCAACATCGCTCCGAAAATGAAACAGCACAAAGCAGTGTCATTGACCTTCTTTTTCATTGCCTTGATGATGGCGGGTTTACCGCCTTTTAGCGGCTTTTTAGGCAAGGTTTTTATCTTGCAGGCGACTTCACATTCCCCTTATCAGGGTGTAATTATTGCGGTGGTGCTACTGGTGAGTTTACTCAGCATTATTGCCTTTACCCGGGTGGGATTCATTCTGTTCTGGCGTGCCAGCAAACCTGAAGATCAAGCGGAAACCGAAGCATTTAAAGCATATCAAGCCATACCCAATCATGCCCCGATACGCAATGACAAAACCATTTATTTGCTGTTGTCAGGCTTGGTACTCTATATGGTTTGCGCAAATCCGATTCAGCAATACATGTTTAAAACGGCTGAACAGATCCAGAATAATGCTGTGTATGAAGATGTCATTTTACACAAAGATGACCTGAATCAGGTGATTAGCGTACAGCCTTATAATCCTGAAAATTTACCTGAAACCAAATATGGCGGTGAAACCGTCGATCCAAATGCACATCTGATTCCGTATATCATCTCGAAAAAGACTTTAGAAGGTGAGCACATTTCAGAATATAAACAACGCCAGATCAGACAGCAGCAAGACCAGCAAGCCACTGATCCGGATGATGCCAAACTCAAGCCTATGGAGCCTTAA
- a CDS encoding Na+/H+ antiporter subunit E, whose protein sequence is MQKTSFLDRWLPHPFVSVIVALSWIMLAHSLDLATLLMALLLGIAIPYLVKPFIGNTPNIHWILAIKLFFVVLWDIIVCNIKVAKQVLGPTHKLHPKWFRVPLETQHEQVNVLLALIITTTPGTVTAGIDHDRGDILVHALSTDNAEIDIIEIKNRYEKALIEIFDVELGEDS, encoded by the coding sequence ATGCAAAAAACATCGTTTTTGGACCGCTGGCTGCCGCATCCCTTCGTCTCCGTGATTGTGGCCTTAAGCTGGATCATGCTGGCGCATAGTCTGGATCTGGCAACCTTGCTGATGGCTTTATTGCTGGGCATTGCCATTCCATATCTAGTCAAACCGTTTATTGGCAACACCCCAAATATTCACTGGATTCTGGCCATAAAATTATTCTTTGTGGTGTTATGGGACATTATTGTTTGTAATATTAAAGTAGCCAAACAGGTGCTTGGTCCCACCCATAAACTGCATCCGAAATGGTTTCGTGTGCCTCTGGAAACCCAGCATGAACAGGTCAATGTTTTACTGGCCCTGATTATTACCACCACGCCGGGTACCGTGACCGCAGGGATCGATCACGATCGTGGTGATATTCTGGTTCACGCCCTGAGTACTGATAATGCCGAGATCGATATTATCGAAATTAAAAATCGTTATGAAAAAGCACTGATCGAAATTTTTGATGTGGAATTAGGAGAAGATTCATGA
- a CDS encoding Na+/H+ antiporter subunit C — MISLEFLVASAIGLLVATGIYLILRARTFPVVLGLAMIGYAVNLFLFAMGRIQVNAPAILTETSKVTDPLPQALVLTAIVIGFATTAFIVQLALRSRYESGTDHVDSKEEITPIDPREDEP; from the coding sequence ATGATTAGTCTAGAGTTTTTAGTTGCCTCTGCCATTGGTTTACTGGTTGCCACGGGAATTTATCTGATCTTGCGTGCACGTACTTTTCCCGTGGTTTTAGGACTGGCCATGATTGGCTATGCGGTCAATCTGTTCCTGTTTGCCATGGGACGGATTCAGGTCAATGCCCCGGCTATACTGACTGAAACCAGCAAAGTGACCGATCCTTTACCTCAAGCGCTAGTCTTGACAGCCATTGTGATCGGTTTTGCCACTACGGCCTTTATTGTCCAGCTGGCTTTACGCAGCCGTTATGAAAGCGGTACCGACCATGTCGACTCAAAAGAAGAAATCACCCCGATTGACCCGCGCGAGGATGAGCCTTAA
- a CDS encoding ribosome-binding factor A, whose product MAGSQRLKRMADSVQRELSELIRQELKDPRLGGLVTISAVKVSPDLGYAEVYVTVMGRELGDEQSEAANKETLDVLNKASGFLRHELSRRIKTRITPRLRFHYDKTNAYGNYMFGLIAEAVKDLPPADDAKKDDE is encoded by the coding sequence ATGGCGGGTAGTCAACGTCTGAAGCGTATGGCCGATTCAGTTCAGCGCGAGTTGTCTGAACTGATTCGCCAAGAGCTGAAAGATCCACGCCTGGGTGGTCTGGTGACCATCTCTGCGGTGAAAGTTAGCCCAGATTTAGGATATGCCGAAGTTTATGTGACCGTGATGGGGCGTGAGCTGGGCGATGAGCAAAGTGAAGCGGCAAACAAGGAAACGTTAGATGTCTTGAATAAGGCATCCGGTTTCCTGCGTCACGAACTCAGTCGTCGTATCAAGACACGTATAACGCCTCGCTTGCGTTTCCATTACGACAAAACCAACGCGTATGGCAACTATATGTTTGGTCTGATTGCAGAAGCAGTGAAGGATTTACCTCCAGCTGATGATGCAAAAAAAGATGATGAATAA
- the rimP gene encoding ribosome maturation factor RimP, which yields MKLSNKTQALQDLIAPAVQACNVDLWGIEFLPQGKRSLLRIYIDKADENNEQPVMNEDGELEQGRGIGVQDCVRVTQQVGAMLDVHDPISGEYSLEVSSPGWDRPFFQLEQMAGYIGQTVALRLISAVDNRRKFQAKLIAVDLENELIQVEVEKQQILEIDSHNIDKANLIYQD from the coding sequence ATGAAGCTATCAAATAAAACTCAAGCACTCCAAGACCTAATCGCTCCTGCAGTGCAAGCATGCAATGTCGATCTTTGGGGAATTGAATTTCTTCCTCAGGGTAAACGTTCTTTATTGCGTATCTATATCGATAAAGCAGATGAAAATAACGAACAACCTGTCATGAATGAAGATGGCGAGCTTGAACAGGGTCGAGGTATAGGCGTACAAGACTGTGTTCGCGTAACACAGCAAGTGGGTGCTATGCTTGATGTACATGATCCAATTTCTGGTGAGTATTCACTTGAAGTTTCTTCTCCGGGTTGGGACCGTCCATTTTTCCAGCTTGAACAGATGGCTGGTTATATCGGACAAACCGTTGCGCTGCGTCTGATCAGTGCTGTAGATAACCGTCGTAAATTTCAAGCCAAACTGATTGCTGTTGATCTTGAAAATGAACTTATTCAAGTGGAAGTTGAAAAGCAACAAATCCTTGAAATTGATAGTCATAATATCGACAAAGCAAATTTGATTTACCAAGATTAA
- a CDS encoding monovalent cation/H+ antiporter subunit F, with amino-acid sequence MSILPYALGLCMVAITISMFLCLIRMVIGPSIVDRLLALDTLFLNATCLVVILGIYWASTSLFEGALLVAMLGFVSTAALARYFTTGHVVD; translated from the coding sequence ATGAGTATTTTGCCTTATGCACTTGGTCTGTGTATGGTCGCAATCACCATTTCCATGTTTCTTTGCCTGATCCGTATGGTAATCGGCCCTTCCATCGTGGACCGGCTTTTAGCACTGGATACCCTGTTTCTGAATGCGACCTGTCTGGTGGTCATTCTGGGTATCTACTGGGCAAGTACCTCCTTATTTGAAGGTGCCTTATTGGTTGCCATGCTTGGATTTGTGTCTACCGCAGCGCTGGCACGCTACTTTACCACTGGCCATGTGGTCGACTAG